A genome region from Bernardetia sp. includes the following:
- a CDS encoding type I restriction enzyme HsdR N-terminal domain-containing protein: MATNSTSRRNRKTVKSLDPYKMSEILKKGTLEGLIRFDGTGTNRYVFYPFQAMRFRWEPEEEVRAWAYIKLVLEKKYDPNKITFERKVKMGSSYRFVDIVIFSDHQHQNDEIIIECKRANVGKRAFLEAVEQGKSYDNQLYGKYIWVTSQKKNTYYKVKPSKNGRDYVEIDDLPSFSTSAKFTGALSETIWTVKHSLKAFYKNYIVPQTQKPWVSNFLLFTFFFVFIGFMVSWFNAKVITAQIDNHTRWLVKGRIHYGHLYWVVPILTTLVMMWAFKRKLFPKLTEKRTARNRKKKGKELPFVFHNKVIFATLIVVIPSLVLSELLFGTGDICRTCCIDKWFCWWSRGHYYKVDESWRMMNYFVPFVMGVPVQSIMMIILNWVFEAFSRLR, from the coding sequence TTGGCTACAAATTCTACTTCAAGGAGAAACAGAAAGACAGTAAAATCTTTAGACCCTTATAAAATGTCTGAAATACTGAAAAAGGGTACGCTAGAAGGACTTATTCGCTTTGATGGCACAGGAACAAACCGTTATGTGTTTTACCCTTTCCAAGCAATGCGCTTTCGATGGGAACCTGAAGAGGAGGTAAGAGCATGGGCGTATATCAAACTTGTTTTGGAAAAAAAATATGACCCTAATAAAATAACTTTTGAACGCAAAGTAAAGATGGGTTCTTCTTATCGTTTCGTTGACATTGTGATTTTCTCTGACCATCAGCACCAAAACGATGAGATAATAATAGAGTGTAAACGAGCTAACGTAGGAAAAAGAGCATTTTTAGAGGCTGTTGAGCAAGGCAAATCGTATGACAATCAACTCTATGGAAAATATATTTGGGTTACATCCCAGAAAAAAAACACATATTATAAAGTAAAGCCTTCAAAAAATGGAAGGGATTATGTAGAAATTGATGATTTGCCTTCTTTTTCTACTTCTGCCAAATTTACAGGAGCATTGAGTGAGACAATTTGGACTGTCAAACATTCTTTAAAGGCATTCTATAAAAATTATATTGTTCCCCAAACTCAAAAACCTTGGGTTTCTAATTTCCTTCTCTTTACATTTTTCTTTGTCTTTATTGGCTTTATGGTCAGTTGGTTCAATGCAAAAGTAATCACAGCACAAATAGACAATCACACACGCTGGCTTGTCAAAGGGCGCATTCATTATGGTCATTTGTATTGGGTTGTGCCTATTCTGACAACATTAGTAATGATGTGGGCGTTCAAACGCAAACTTTTCCCTAAACTTACTGAAAAAAGAACAGCACGAAATCGTAAGAAGAAAGGGAAAGAACTACCTTTTGTATTTCACAATAAAGTCATCTTTGCGACACTTATCGTCGTTATTCCGTCTTTAGTTTTGAGTGAACTCTTATTTGGAACGGGAGATATTTGTAGGACATGTTGTATAGATAAATGGTTTTGTTGGTGGAGTAGAGGACATTATTATAAGGTAGATGAATCGTGGCGAATGATGAATTATTTTGTTCCTTTTGTGATGGGTGTTCCTGTTCAGTCAATTATGATGATAATTCTCAACTGGGTTTTTGAGGCATTTTCTAGGTTGCGATAA